The nucleotide sequence TTGTGATAGAGTTAAAGTTTTGGATTTTTTCCACTTTAAGTATGTGAACAGGTCATGAGCGAGCAGCAACAATCGCAATTGAAGAAGTTGATCGCCCGCGGCAAGGAAAAGGGCTTCCTGACCTATGCCGAGGTGAATGACCATTTGCCCGATGACATCGTCGACCCCGAGCAAATCGAAGACATCATCGCGATGATCAACGACATGGGCATCGAAGTCCATGAATTCGTACCCGATACCGAGACGCTGCTGCTCAACGAAAATCCGGTCAGCGCCGACGACGATGTGGTCGCCGAGGAAGCCGCCGCCGCGCTGGCGGCCGTGGACAGCGAATTTGGCCGCACCACCGACCCGGTGCGGATGTACATGCGTGAAATGGGTACGGTCGAGCTGCTGACCCGCGAAGGCGAAATTCAGATCGCCAAACGCATCGAGGAAGGCATGACGCAGGTGCTGTCGGCGCTGGCCAGCTATCCCTTGACCGCCGGCGCCCTGCTGCGAGTTTACGATTCGATCAGTGAGAACGGCACCCGGCTCGCCGATGTGATCAGCGGCTTCAAGGATGTCGAGGAAATCACGCCGCCGCTGCCGGACGAGGAGGTGTTGTTAGCAGCGGCCGACGATCCGGATGCGGTGGTCGGCGAGGATGAAGTGGTGGTCGCCGACGATGAGGATGAGGAAAGCGCGCAAGCCGTGGTCGAAAACGGCCCCGATCCCGAGGAGACCGCGCGCCGCTTCACGGACTTGCGCGTCTTGTACGAGCAGACGCTGGCCAGCGTGGACGATCTCGGCCCCCGCGACGCTCAGACTCAAGCCCTGCGCCAGCAGCTTGGCGACCGCTTTCTGCAATTTAGATTGGTTCCAAAGACGCTCGATCAATTGATCGCCAGCCTGCATGAAATCGCCGAGCGCATCCGCGCTCATGAAAAAGACGTGATGATCGTTTGTGTCACCAAGGCGCAAATGCCGCGCAAGACCTTCATCACCTCTTTTCCGCAAAACGAAACCCGGCTTGATTGGGTGGACGAGCAAATTCAAGCGGGCAAAAAATACTCACCCCCCTTATCCGACTATCGCGAGGAGGTGCTGGAAGCCCAACGGCGGCTCCAGGCCATCGAGGCAGAAGCCCGATTGTCGATCCATGAAATCAAGGACATCAACCGGCACATGTCGATCGGCGAGGCCAAGGCCCGTCGCGCCAAGAAGGAGATGGTGGAAGCCAATCTGCGATTGGTCATTTCCATCGCCAAGAAGTACACCAATCGGGGTTTGCAGTTTCTGGATTTGATTCAGGAAGGCAACATCGGCTTGATGAAGGCGGTCGATAAGTTCGAATACCGGCGCGGTTATAAATTTTCGACCTATGCCACCTGGTGGATCCGCCAAGCCATCACCCGCTCTATCGCCGATCAGGCCCGGACCATCCGCATCCCGGTCCACATGATCGAGACCATCAACAAGCTGAACCGGATTTCTCGGCAGATGTTGCAGGAGATGGGCCGCGAGCCGACGCCGGACGAGCTGGCCAAGCGCATGGAAATGCCGGAGGATAAGGTGCGCAAGGTCTTGAAAATCGCCAAGGAACCGATTTCGATGGAAACGCCGATCGGCGATGACGAAGACTCGCATTTGGGCGATTTCATCGAGGATTTAAGCGTGCTGTCGCCGGTGGAAGCGGCGACCGTGGAAGGGTTGCGCGAGGCGACCCGCGAGGTGCTGGCGACGCTCACCCCGCGCGAGGCCAAGGTGCTGCGGATGCGGTTTGGCATCGATATGTCCACCGATCACACCCTAGAGGAAGTCGGCAAGCAGTTCGATGTGACCCGCGAGCGCATCCGCCAGATCGAGGCCAAGGCGCTGCGCAAACTACGGCATCCAAATCGTTCGGAGCAGTTGCGCAGCTTTCTGGATCTGGAGTGATCCCGGCTGGCAAAGCGGTAAAACGACCGATAAAATTTCCATTCCTTCGGGCCCTTAGCTCAACGGTCAGAGCAGGGGACTCATAATCCCTTGGTTGTAGGTTCGAATCCTACAGGGCCCACCAAACGATAAGGCTTGCGGTATGGCGCCGTAAGCCTTTTCATTGGAACGAGCGAAGGCTTTGGCCAGAAATGCAGCTTAAGACTGCATATCGCGGATGTGATGGGTCAGGCGGCTCTTGTGGCGAGCGGCTTTATTGGCGTGAATCAATCCCTTGCGGGCCATGCGGTCGATCATCGGCACGGCGGTTTGGTATTCGGACTCGGCTTTGCTCTTGTCGCCGGTTTGAATCGCTTTAAGCACCCGCTTGACGTAGGTGCGGAACATGGAACGCAGGCTGGCATTGTGCTGGCGGTGTTTTTCCGCCTGACGGGCGCGCTTTTTCGCTTGAGCGGTGTTGGCCAAAATCAAGACTCCTTACGACACAACAGGATAAACGTGGCACGGTTCGGGTTCAAAAAAGGGTGATAATGATGACAGTTCCCGCCGTTCTGTCAATCCCCACCCGGCCGCGCCGCTGACAGCCTTATCCAATCCCGCTATCATCCGCGCCTTTGAATTCACCGCGCGGAATCGCAGCCTCATGAGCAAGTCTCTCCTCAAATCCACCGGCATCGTCAGCGCCATGACCTCGCTGTCGCGGGTTACCGGCTTTATCCGCGACATGGTGTACGCGCAGATGTTCGGGGCGGGCGCCGGCACCGACGCCTTTTTCGTCGCCTTCCGCATCCCCAACTTTCTGCGCCGGCTGTTTGCGGAGGGCGCATTCTCGCAAGCCTTTGTCCCAGTATTTTCCGAATACCAAACCCAGCACTCGCGGGAAGATCTGAAGGCTCTGGTCGATCAGGTCGCCGGCACGCTCGGCGCGATTCTATTGCTCATCACGGCCGTTGGCGTGTTGGCGGCACCGGTATTGATCCTGCTGTTCGCGCCCGGTTTCACCTCGGACACCGGCAAATACGAACTGACCGTGGAGATGCTACGCATCACCTTTCCTTACCTCCTGTTCATTTCCTTGACCGCCTTCGCCGGCGGCGTGCTGAACAGTTGTGGCAAGTTTGCTATTCCCGCCGTCACGCCGGTGCTACTTAATCTGACCATGATCGCGGCCGCATTGTGGCTCGCTCCCCACATGGAGCGCCCCGTTGTCGGTCTGGCCTGGGGGGTGTTCATTGCTGGAATTATCCAGTTGGGGTTTCAGATTCCTTTTTTGCGTCAGCTCAAGCTGCTACCCCGGCCGCGTTGGGGTTGGGCGTCGCAGGGCGTGCAACAGGTTCTGAAGCTGATGCTGCCAGCCATCTTTGGTTCCTCGGTGGCGCAGGTCAATCTGCTGATCGATACGGTAGTCGCCTCTTTTTTGATGTCGGGTAGCGTCAGTTGGCTGTACTACTCCGATCGGTTGGTCGAGTTTCCGCTCGGCATTTTCGGGGTCGCTCTGGGTACGGTCATCCTGCCCAAATTGTCCCGGCAGCACGCCAGCGCGGAGGCGGACGGGTTCTCGCAAACCCTGGATTGGGCGTTGCGCTGGGCCTTGCTGATCGGCATGCCGGCCACCGTGGCGCTGGTCCTACTGTCGGGGCCGATGCTGGCAGCCTTATTTCAGTACGGCGAATTCGACGCTCGCGACGTCGCCATGTCCGCTCGCAGCCTGATGGCGTTCGCGTCCGGTTTGGTCGCTTTCATGCTGATCAAGGTGCTGGCGCCTGGCTTTTATGCGCGCAAGGATACCCGCAGTCCGGTCAAGTATGGGGTGATTGCGATGATCGCTAACACGGTGATGGTGTTGGCGCTCGTCTGGCCGCTGGCTCATGCCGGCTTGGCGCTGGCCACGTCGCTGGCCGCTTATCTCAACGCGGGTTTGCTATTTTACAATTTGCGCAAACGCGGAATTTATCAGCCGCGCGCCGGATGGTCGAAGTTCTTGGCGCAATTGTTCATAGCCAATCTGGTGATGGGCTTGGTGCTGTGGTTGGGGGTCGGCGCTCCCGAAAGTTGGATTCACGCCAGCGCCAAGGCCCGGCTGTGGCATCTGAGTTGGCTGATTGCGGCCGGTGGCGCAAGCTTGGTGCTGGCGGTGCTGGCGGTCGGCATCCGGCCGCGCCACTTGATGCTGCGACAGGACTGATTGCGCTGGCGAGCTCGTCCGGTAACCTGACCAAATCGCTCAGGATTCAGTTATAGTGTGAGGCGTACTCCCTCGCTGAGAGAACGATCCATGCGGATTCTGCTCGTCAAACCTCAAGCCCATCTCAAGACCGTGCTCGGCCTGCAACGTTTCCAATGCCTGGAGCCGTTGGAGTTCGGCTATCTGGCCGCCGCGATTTCGCCCGAACATGAAATCCGCGTCCTCGATTTAAGGTTGTACCGCTTCCCCGAAGCCACCTTCGAGCGCGAATTGGCGCGCTTTAAGCCCGACTTGGTGGGTTTTACCGCTTACAGTCACGAATCGGGTCGCATGAAGCGCTTGGCCGGTACGGTACGCCGGTTGTCGCCGAAAACGCGGATCGTGGTCGGCGGCCATCACGCCACCGTCGCGCCGGCGGATTGTAATATCCCGGACATCGACTACATCGTGCGCGGCGAAGGAAGCGGACCGTTCGGTGCGCTGGTGGCGGCGCTCGCCAAGGGCGAGGAACCGGAAGGCATCCACAATCTGTTGTTCACCGGCGATACTTTCGACGAACAAGCCGCCAAAGTATGGCCGCGCTATCCCGACCCGCGCACCATCCCGATCCCGCGCCGGGACCTGTGGGACAGCCGTGCCTATTACTGCGTCTGGGTCTGCGAGAAACCGCGCGACTGGCAGGTCTTGTACCCGCGGGTGGCGATGGCCCGCACCTCCTACGGCTGCAAGATGACCTGCTCGTTCTGCATCGTGCCGTTTTTAAGCGGCACCACCCACATGCCGCGCCTGGCGGACGTGGTGGCCGAGGACCTCTCGCGCATCAGCGTCGATCATGTCTATTTCGCCGACGACGAAAATTTCATTGACGAAAACTACGGCTTCGAGCTGGCCGACGCCATCGAAAAACGGGGGATCAAGAAACGCTATTTCGCCTGGGCGCGCGCCACCACCATCCTGCGCTACCCGGACCTGATGCGCCGCTGGAAGGAAATTGGCTTGGATGGCGTGTTCGTCGGTTTCGAATTCACCACCAACCAGGAATTGAAAGCGGTGCGCAAGGGCGGCACGGTCTCGCACAACGAACGCGCCCATGAAACATTGCGCAAGCTGGGCATCGCCTGTCATGCCGCCTTCATGGTCCGCCCCGAATACGGTCACGCCGAATTCGATCACCTGCGTAACTACGTCAACGCCATGCCGCCGGTACAGTGCAGTTTTACGGTGTGCACCCCCTCCCCCGGCACCGCCGACTATGAAGCGGCCCGGCCCTCGTTCTGGGCCGGCGACGCTTACGACCTGCACGACTGTATGCATCCGCTGACCCCCACCACCCTGCCGCTGCGCGAGTTCAGCGACCTGTTCGCCCGTCAGGTGCGCGAAGCCTCGCGGCGCAACCCGCTGCGGGTCGAACGCCATCCGATCCGGCCTTGGGAACTGGCGCGGGCGATCAATGCCGAGCGGCGTTACGATCAAGCGTTCCGGGAACTGTATCGCGATTTTCCGCGCGAACTGTGGGACTGGCCGGGACAGCGTATCGCCTTGTCGGCCTGAGTGCGCTACGGACGACCGGACGCAGGGACGCGCGCGGGAAAAGAACGGTCGCCGCTGTGTCAAGAAGCGAGCGATTGTTCCTATAATGCCGACTTTCGCCCGCAACTCGCCCCCACTAGCGACGACCAGCATGGAATTGATTCGCGGCCAGCACAATTTGCGGCCCCGCCATCGGGGTTGCGTCGCCACCATCGGCAATTTCGACGGGGTGCACCTCGGCCATCAAGCGATTCTGAACCAACTGGCCGAACCGTCTTCCCAGCTCGGTTTGCCGCGCTTGGTCATCACCTTTGAACCGCAGCCGCAAGAATTCTTCGCCGGCCCCGCCGCTCCGCCGGCGCGACTGATGCGCCTGCGGGAAAAATTGCTGGCGCTGGATGGCTTGGGCATCGAACGGGTGCTGTGTCTGGAATTCGATCACCGGCTGGCGGCCTTGTCGGCGCAACGCTTCATCGAGGATTTGCTGGTCGAGCGCTTGGGCGTCCGCTATCTGGTGGTCGGCGATGATTTCCGCTTCGGCCACCGCCGCGCCGGCGATTTCGCCATGTTGGTCGAAGCCGGTCAGCGCCACGGCTTTACGGTCTCGAACACCCATAGTTATCTCCTGGACGGCGAGCGGGTCAGCAGCACCCGCGTCCGCCAAGCCTTGGCTCAAGGCGATCTAGAGCTAGCGATGCGGCTGCTGGGCCGACCTTACGACCTATGCGGGCGGGTGGCCTACGGCGACCAGCGCGGCCGCACCATCGGTTTTCCGACCGCGAACATCCACCCGCACCGGCGCGTCACGCCGGTTTACGGCGTCTACGCCGTGCTGATGAGCGGGCGCGCCTTACCACCCTGGCCCGGCATCGCCAACGTCGGCCGTCGCCCTACCGTGCAAGGCACTCGCGAACGCCTGGAAGTCCATTTGCTCGATTATCGGGGCGACCTCTACGGCCAACACGCCAAAGTGGATTTTCTACGCTATCTGCGCCCCGAACAGCGCTTTGAATCCCTGGAGGCCTTGCGGCTCCAAATTCAGCGAGACGAACAAAACGCTCGGGCTTATTTTTCCGCGCGAGACATCTTTCCCCCCGCCCTTTCAGCGCCGGAGGGAGTTAAAAGGTGAATGGATAAACCGCCTTCGCTCTCATGAAGATCGGAGGTTTTTCGCATTGGTTTTTAGAGGTTTGCCGTGGCTGATTACAAAGATACCCTCAATCTTCCCCACACCGATTTTCCGATGAAAGCCGACCTTGCCAAGCGCGAGCCGGATACGCTGCGCCAGTGGCGGGAACTGGATTTATATCGACGCCAGCGCGCCGAGTTCGCCGGCCGGCCAAAATTCGTGCTGCACGATGGCCCGCCTTACGCCAATGGCACCATTCATATCGGTCACGCCGTCAACAAGGTGTTGAAGGATATCATCGTCAAATCCCGCACCTTGAGCGGCTTCGATGCGCCCTACGTGCCGGGTTGGGATTGCCACGGCCTGCCCATCGAGCAAGTGGTGGAAAAGAAGCTGGGCAAGGTCGGGGTTAAAGTGGACGCCCGCGAGTTTCGCACCGCCTGTCGCGCCTTCGCCACCGAACAAGTCGCCAGCCAAAGCATTGATTTCCAGCGCCTGGGCGTGCTCGGCGATTGGCAAAACCCCTACCTGACCATGGACTTCCGCACCGAGGCCGACATCGTGCGCGCGCTGGCGCGAATCATCGCCAACGGTCACCTCTATCGCGGCTCCAAGCCGGTGTACTGGTGCATCGATTGCGGTTCGGCGCTGGCCGAGGCCGAGGTCGAATACGAGGACCGCGATTCGCCGGCCATCGACGTGCGCTTTCCGGTGGCGGACCCTGAAGCGTTGCTGGCCCGCTGCCGCCACGTCGAAGGCCACGACGGCAAAGGCCCGCTGGCCGTGGTGATCTGGACCACCACACCATGGACGCTGCCGGCCAACCGGGCGGTGGCGGTCAATCCCGGTTTCGAGTACGTGGTGGCGCAAGTCGAAACTGACCGGGGCCAAGAACGGCTGCTGGTCGCTGAACCGTTGCTCCAGGACTCGCTGGCGCGCTGGGGCATCGACGATTACCGGATCATCGCCTACGGCGTGGGTGCGGACCTGGAAGGTTTGGCCTTGCGCCATCCATTTTACGACCGCGAAGTGCCGGTCATCCTGGGCGAGCACGTCACCACCGAAGCCGGCACCGGGTTGGTGCACACCGCACCGGCTCACGGTCAGGAGGACTACGTGGTTGGTTCGCGCTACGGTCTGCCGGTGGACAACCCGGTGGGTCCAGACGGTAAATTTCTGGCCGATGTGCCGCTGTTCGCCGGCTTGCATGTCTTCGCCGCCAACGACCGGGTCATCGACGCCCTCAAAGCGCACGGCATGTTGCTGCGGGTCGCGCGCCTGCAACACAGTTACCCGCATTGCTGGCGGCACAAGACCCCGATCATCTTCCGCGCCACCCCGCAATGGTTCATCGGCATGGACCAGCACGGCTTGCGCGCGCGTGTGCTGGACGAAATCAAGAAGCTGCGCTTCACGCCGGACTGGGGCGAGGCGCGCCTGCAAGGCATGGTGGAAAACCGTCCCGACTGGTGCGTGTCCCGCCAGCGCTATTGGGGCGTGCCGATCACGCTGTTCACCCACAAGCAGACCGGCGAACTGCATCCGAACACGCAAATGCTGATGGAACAAGCGGCGCAACGCATCGAACAGGGCGGTATCGACGCTTGGTTTGAACTCGACCCAGCGGAACTGCTGGGCGCGGCGGCGGCGGACTACGATCAAGTTCGGGATACGCTCGATGTCTGGTTCGATTCCGGCACCACCCATCTGTCGGTGCTGGATCGCCGCCCCGAACTGCACTTTCCCGCCGATCTGTATCTGGAAGGCTCCGACCAACATCGCGGCTGGTTTCAATCCTCGCTGTTGGCGTCGGTGGCGATGCGCGGCGTCGCGCCTTACCAGGGCTTGCTGACCCACGGCTTCACCGTGGACGCCCACGGCCGCAAGATGTCGAAATCGCTCGGCAACGTGGTCGCGCCGCAGAAAGTGGTCAACTCGCTGGGCGCGGATGTGTTGCGACTGTGGGTGGCGGCGGCCGACTATCGCGGCGAGATGGGTGTCTCGGACGAAATCCTCAAGCGGATGGCCGACTCTTACCGACGGATGCGCAACACCGCCCGTTTCCTGCTGGCCAATCTCAAGGGCTTCGATCCGGCGCAGCATCAAGTGCCACCTGAAAGGATGTTGCCGCTGGATCGGTGGGCGGTGGATCGCACCCGCCGCTTGCAAGACGAAATCCTGGAGCATTACGAACAATATCAGTTTCATCTGATCTATCAGAAAATCCATAACTTCTGCTCGGTGGACATGGGCAGCCTGTATCTCGATATCATCAAGGACCGCCAATACACCACCCAGCGCGATAGCCTCGCTCGCCGCTCGGTGCAAACCGCGATGCATCACATCCTGGAAGCGATGACCCGCTGGCTGGCGCCGATCTTGAGCTTCACCGCCGAGGAAATCTGGCGCAATGCGCCCGGCCAACGCGGGCCGTCGGTGTTTCTGACGACTTGGTATAGCGGCCTGTCAGCGGTGGCTGACAATGATCCGTTCAACGCGGCATATTGGGAGCGGCTGATCGCGGTCCGCGAGGCGGTCAGCAAAGAGCTGGAGAAATTGCGGGTAGCCGGCGGCATCGGCTCCGGGCTGGACGCGGAACTGGATTTGTACTGCGACGGCGCGTTGACCGCCGACTTGGCCAAACTGGAAGACGAATTGCGCTTTTTCTTCATCACCTCCTATGCCCGACTGCATCCGCTGGCGGCGCGA is from Candidatus Competibacteraceae bacterium and encodes:
- the rpoD gene encoding RNA polymerase sigma factor RpoD — protein: MSEQQQSQLKKLIARGKEKGFLTYAEVNDHLPDDIVDPEQIEDIIAMINDMGIEVHEFVPDTETLLLNENPVSADDDVVAEEAAAALAAVDSEFGRTTDPVRMYMREMGTVELLTREGEIQIAKRIEEGMTQVLSALASYPLTAGALLRVYDSISENGTRLADVISGFKDVEEITPPLPDEEVLLAAADDPDAVVGEDEVVVADDEDEESAQAVVENGPDPEETARRFTDLRVLYEQTLASVDDLGPRDAQTQALRQQLGDRFLQFRLVPKTLDQLIASLHEIAERIRAHEKDVMIVCVTKAQMPRKTFITSFPQNETRLDWVDEQIQAGKKYSPPLSDYREEVLEAQRRLQAIEAEARLSIHEIKDINRHMSIGEAKARRAKKEMVEANLRLVISIAKKYTNRGLQFLDLIQEGNIGLMKAVDKFEYRRGYKFSTYATWWIRQAITRSIADQARTIRIPVHMIETINKLNRISRQMLQEMGREPTPDELAKRMEMPEDKVRKVLKIAKEPISMETPIGDDEDSHLGDFIEDLSVLSPVEAATVEGLREATREVLATLTPREAKVLRMRFGIDMSTDHTLEEVGKQFDVTRERIRQIEAKALRKLRHPNRSEQLRSFLDLE
- the ileS gene encoding isoleucine--tRNA ligase; its protein translation is MADYKDTLNLPHTDFPMKADLAKREPDTLRQWRELDLYRRQRAEFAGRPKFVLHDGPPYANGTIHIGHAVNKVLKDIIVKSRTLSGFDAPYVPGWDCHGLPIEQVVEKKLGKVGVKVDAREFRTACRAFATEQVASQSIDFQRLGVLGDWQNPYLTMDFRTEADIVRALARIIANGHLYRGSKPVYWCIDCGSALAEAEVEYEDRDSPAIDVRFPVADPEALLARCRHVEGHDGKGPLAVVIWTTTPWTLPANRAVAVNPGFEYVVAQVETDRGQERLLVAEPLLQDSLARWGIDDYRIIAYGVGADLEGLALRHPFYDREVPVILGEHVTTEAGTGLVHTAPAHGQEDYVVGSRYGLPVDNPVGPDGKFLADVPLFAGLHVFAANDRVIDALKAHGMLLRVARLQHSYPHCWRHKTPIIFRATPQWFIGMDQHGLRARVLDEIKKLRFTPDWGEARLQGMVENRPDWCVSRQRYWGVPITLFTHKQTGELHPNTQMLMEQAAQRIEQGGIDAWFELDPAELLGAAAADYDQVRDTLDVWFDSGTTHLSVLDRRPELHFPADLYLEGSDQHRGWFQSSLLASVAMRGVAPYQGLLTHGFTVDAHGRKMSKSLGNVVAPQKVVNSLGADVLRLWVAAADYRGEMGVSDEILKRMADSYRRMRNTARFLLANLKGFDPAQHQVPPERMLPLDRWAVDRTRRLQDEILEHYEQYQFHLIYQKIHNFCSVDMGSLYLDIIKDRQYTTQRDSLARRSVQTAMHHILEAMTRWLAPILSFTAEEIWRNAPGQRGPSVFLTTWYSGLSAVADNDPFNAAYWERLIAVREAVSKELEKLRVAGGIGSGLDAELDLYCDGALTADLAKLEDELRFFFITSYARLHPLAARPADAIEVQVNGQALAVRVLPTAHAKCVRCWHHREDVGQNAEHPELCSRCVENVTGSGEIRRYA
- a CDS encoding cobalamin-dependent protein (Presence of a B(12) (cobalamin)-binding domain implies dependence on cobalamin itself, in one of its several forms, or in some unusual lineages, dependence on a cobalamin-like analog.), whose amino-acid sequence is MRILLVKPQAHLKTVLGLQRFQCLEPLEFGYLAAAISPEHEIRVLDLRLYRFPEATFERELARFKPDLVGFTAYSHESGRMKRLAGTVRRLSPKTRIVVGGHHATVAPADCNIPDIDYIVRGEGSGPFGALVAALAKGEEPEGIHNLLFTGDTFDEQAAKVWPRYPDPRTIPIPRRDLWDSRAYYCVWVCEKPRDWQVLYPRVAMARTSYGCKMTCSFCIVPFLSGTTHMPRLADVVAEDLSRISVDHVYFADDENFIDENYGFELADAIEKRGIKKRYFAWARATTILRYPDLMRRWKEIGLDGVFVGFEFTTNQELKAVRKGGTVSHNERAHETLRKLGIACHAAFMVRPEYGHAEFDHLRNYVNAMPPVQCSFTVCTPSPGTADYEAARPSFWAGDAYDLHDCMHPLTPTTLPLREFSDLFARQVREASRRNPLRVERHPIRPWELARAINAERRYDQAFRELYRDFPRELWDWPGQRIALSA
- the ribF gene encoding bifunctional riboflavin kinase/FAD synthetase, which codes for MELIRGQHNLRPRHRGCVATIGNFDGVHLGHQAILNQLAEPSSQLGLPRLVITFEPQPQEFFAGPAAPPARLMRLREKLLALDGLGIERVLCLEFDHRLAALSAQRFIEDLLVERLGVRYLVVGDDFRFGHRRAGDFAMLVEAGQRHGFTVSNTHSYLLDGERVSSTRVRQALAQGDLELAMRLLGRPYDLCGRVAYGDQRGRTIGFPTANIHPHRRVTPVYGVYAVLMSGRALPPWPGIANVGRRPTVQGTRERLEVHLLDYRGDLYGQHAKVDFLRYLRPEQRFESLEALRLQIQRDEQNARAYFSARDIFPPALSAPEGVKR
- the murJ gene encoding murein biosynthesis integral membrane protein MurJ, producing the protein MSKSLLKSTGIVSAMTSLSRVTGFIRDMVYAQMFGAGAGTDAFFVAFRIPNFLRRLFAEGAFSQAFVPVFSEYQTQHSREDLKALVDQVAGTLGAILLLITAVGVLAAPVLILLFAPGFTSDTGKYELTVEMLRITFPYLLFISLTAFAGGVLNSCGKFAIPAVTPVLLNLTMIAAALWLAPHMERPVVGLAWGVFIAGIIQLGFQIPFLRQLKLLPRPRWGWASQGVQQVLKLMLPAIFGSSVAQVNLLIDTVVASFLMSGSVSWLYYSDRLVEFPLGIFGVALGTVILPKLSRQHASAEADGFSQTLDWALRWALLIGMPATVALVLLSGPMLAALFQYGEFDARDVAMSARSLMAFASGLVAFMLIKVLAPGFYARKDTRSPVKYGVIAMIANTVMVLALVWPLAHAGLALATSLAAYLNAGLLFYNLRKRGIYQPRAGWSKFLAQLFIANLVMGLVLWLGVGAPESWIHASAKARLWHLSWLIAAGGASLVLAVLAVGIRPRHLMLRQD
- the rpsT gene encoding 30S ribosomal protein S20; this translates as MANTAQAKKRARQAEKHRQHNASLRSMFRTYVKRVLKAIQTGDKSKAESEYQTAVPMIDRMARKGLIHANKAARHKSRLTHHIRDMQS